The window GCTCATGTAGTCTTTGATGTGTGAGCCTCCAGCCACCACATCAGTTGAGGAAAGGCTTTGTCTCTGATTTTTTAGAAAATAGAGGCCACAACATATAAAATTATTAATGATCAGCTTTTTAGATAACCATCACTGCACTGAAATAACCTCTGAAGTTGTTATAAACTGCTCAGTTTAATAATGTGTGTGGAGTTTCCTGAAATTAGATCACTCACAAAAACTGTATGGAGAAGCCTGACTGCACTGGTGCTCGTGAACTTCCCCATATTTGTTTCCTTGTTCCATATCATTTTGTTCATCTATGACTCGTCTCTGACCTGCCTTTATAATGCAAACCTATCAGTTGAACTGTTTTTTGCGGAAACAGCAACACACACCTTGTATTATGTTTTTGAGAAAAAATGTTACCTTTGCACAACTGTCAGCCTTAGCCAAAACTGCCCTCTCTTTCCCCCCTGCTTCcctttttgtttgctttgtgtCGCAATAAATGTGTTGTTTAATCTCTAATTTATCACAATATAGGCTACTACCTTGATGTATTAATTAAAGGATTCTTTAGGTTTAAACTTGAATCTTTGAATTTGAATAGTGTCAGTCTGTGTATTTCAATCTTTTCTTGATAGTGGAAAATTACAATAATGCAACAATAAACTGAATATTAGAATTGTTATTTAACTTTATGTCTATGAAACAAATGGGATGAgctcataaaaaaacatttatgagCTCATCCCATCATAAAACCATGGAAgatacaaaaacaaataattGTTGAATGCGTGGGCATCCATATATtaggtgttttatttatttatacatacataaatatacattatatacTTTGTATAATATCATGAATCTTGagtcatttatttatattttatttccaTTTGGTTGCCATATGCCAAAGAGAAACATATCCATTTTATGAAAATGTAATAGTAAAAGTACCTCATTGTCTAATCAACAGATTTTAAATTCCAGTTAGATATCAGTTCATTTAAGAATATATGGGCataaaacatgattttttttgtccataGAGAGTGTTCCTGttgaattgtaaaaaaaactttgatttACATAAGTTCACTATAATCTGTTGATAATGCAAGAGTAGTGCAAATGAGAAAGTTTGTACAATCTATTCTAAGGGGAGAGACATTTCCTTGTTAATTCTGAAGAAATGACTTTGTTCAAACAAGTGGAGACTGTTTTGCAATATCAGCATGAGGGACtgaagtgaaatacctgtacgtTAGTCATCAACCCCACACTGTAGTTTCAAAATACTGTCGGAGAGAATTTCTgtctcacacagacacaaagaaatacCCACCGTTGTACCTGAATTCCATAAACCCAAAAGGATTGTTGAAGTGTGAAAGTCGGTTCCACTCGCTCATGTTGATATTATCTTTGTGCAGAAACAAACGAATGTTGGGAAGAAAAGCCTTCTGGAGGAACTCATCCTTGGAGTTTCGCAGAGACTGGGCACAAGTCTGAGCACAATAAAAGATTCCAAAATGAGATAAGCCTTGAAATGAAATGCCAATTGGGCTAAACAACTGATTTATTGAAATCTCAGGAAACGGGCAGCAAGGCAGAAACACAGTACCATTGTTCTCATAAACTAATTTCATGGTATGAGGACATTTGATATGATATGCATGCAGGATACACCAAAGGTACATTGATAAGATATTGTGCCCGGACCTCCTGCCACACCCTGAATACAGGGTAATACATGATTTCTGTCCTGTTTTGTCCTAACATGCTTACTGTTTGTCTAGGTGAGGCATCCTGGTTAtaaacatcctcaaaatcccaCTGTGGAAGCTTCTTGAAGGATTCTCTTGATAGGACGGGAATAGGAGTCTCGGGAACTGAAGACATCGTCTGATCCCTTTTTGGTTTCGTCACAGAGCTGCTTTGGGTTGTTTCGTTGATTTTTGGTAAATGTGCTGAGATAAACAATGCGTGTGGTGGAGTCAAGTTCCTTTCCTCTTGCCAGAATATATAATGGCCAAACAAGCCGTCTTCTCCTCTGGATCCGTTTTTTACTGAGAAGGCTGGCCAGATGCTTTTGAAAGttgataaaaaaacattttttttaaaaacaccggAAAAGAAATAAAGTTGATAAAAATAAAGCTGAAATGGCAGGATAAATGTATCCTTCAATATAAAAAGGATTTAGCAAATCATTTACAATGTAATCGTTCAGATTAAAAGCAGTCGTTCGTTCCAAACTTTATCTTAACTGTTTCTCAACAGAAAATACCAAAACACACCTTACCTGATGCTTTTTGAATTTTCCCATGTCAGAAGATAAAACGTAGCAGTGACTGAGATcactatgagaaaaaaaaacccactgacAGTCTGAACTGCCATCCCTGAGAAGAGGAGGCTTTGCTGTTGAAATAATCACGGGCAGGTCGGAGATTAGTGGCAAGTGTTGCTTAAAGGAAGCGTTATACAGAAACGTTTCTAACCAGTGCTTACTTTACCACACCCCATTTATATTACCTCAGAAGGGTTTAACctgaaaacattttcaggtaTTTCATACCTTCAAACAGATCCGATTGGGCAACAAAGAGGTACAACCAAGACAAATAGTAATACACACGCACAGCCTCAcaataatttcttttattacatAGGAAACATGGGTGGAGAATATGCTGACAAAACTAATAGAAATACAATCCTTTATCCCTTATTTGCATATTCACCTAATCTGTGCAGGTGAGTCTTCATATGACACGTGGACAAAAACCGTACGATTTGAAACCCAAATGAGCAGTTGTTGTCACAGTAGAGTATACACATTAATTGAACACTGAGAATATGTTTATTAATGCATTTGGTACGCTTGATTAGTCCGTCAGCAGCGCTCGGGTTTATAAGAGCACAGGCGATGAGTTTGATCCCATTTTGGAGCTTTCTCAGATGGAATAAAGTCGGAGCTGGTCCTCTAAGTCTCCCTCGGACATCTCTCCAAACGTTTCCTTGTTGTCTTTTAACAGCTGGAAAATG of the Odontesthes bonariensis isolate fOdoBon6 chromosome 23, fOdoBon6.hap1, whole genome shotgun sequence genome contains:
- the LOC142374202 gene encoding alpha-N-acetylgalactosaminide alpha-2,6-sialyltransferase 1-like isoform X2, whose protein sequence is MAVQTVSGFFFLIVISVTATFYLLTWENSKSISIWPAFSVKNGSRGEDGLFGHYIFWQEERNLTPPHALFISAHLPKINETTQSSSVTKPKRDQTMSSVPETPIPVLSRESFKKLPQWDFEDVYNQDASPRQTTCAQSLRNSKDEFLQKAFLPNIRLFLHKDNINMSEWNRLSHFNNPFGFMEFRYNDVMPSLKLIPKPKEPLLPPKGGDGCVRCAVVGAGGILNGSKMGAEIDAHDYVFRPRTYYSGQYNESRFYVLHQDFLRYVRNRFLKSQNLNATFWAIVRPTNGAFTLFLALHTCDTVSAYGFMTEDYNKYSNYYVQRFIKSNVIFYSNHDYIMEKDLWKNLHDRKIIKLYQGRGRNT